The genome window TTTGGAAGAAGCCGTAGACAATATGGCCGGCATTATTGCCGCGGAGCAATGCCGTGTAAGCCGGCAGGATTTAAAAATTAAAAACCTGAAGTAACAAAGCGAGGGAGCGAGAATATGTCCGTAAAAAACGATAAAGAATTTGATGCCAAATTGATGAACTTTGACGGCGACCGCTACGACGTAGTGGTATTGGCGTCCATTTGGGCCAAGGAACTCAAGAAAAAAGACGAATATAAAAACCAGCCCAATGCGGTAGTCATCAAAGTGGCGTTGGACGATATCTTATCCAACCGCGTTTCCAAAGACGAAGTGCTTCGCATCAGCAAAGAAAACTTGGAAGCTGAATTAAAAGCCCAGGAAGAAGCCCGCAAAGAAGCGGAACGCAAAGCCAAAGAACCGATGAAACTGTAATTATGGCAAACGATTCGCTGCGCCGGCTGGCTGTAGAGTTTAAAAATTTTCTGGCCGCCCAGGACGAGGACGAATTTATTTCGGCGGCTGCGCCTTCCCGCGCGGCCGCTGTTGCGTCCGGCGCGCCGAAAGAGCCCTTGCCCCGCATGCCGGAAGGCGAAACGCTGACGGTAGAATTTCCGCGGGCCCAGCAGGCCGCCGCAGCCGTGCAGCCGGAGCCTGTTTCCGTTACCGATGTTTCTGCTTCAGGAAATGTAATGAACACTGCCCAAAAAACGGCTGCCCTTGCGGAATTGGCCGAAACGATTAAAAACTGTACCCGCTGCCCGCTGGGCAGCACCCGCATTCACGCCGTTCCCGGCGAAGGAAACGTGGACGCCGAGCTGATGTTTGTGGGCGAAGGCCCCGGATACGACGAAGACCGCCAAGGCCGCCCGTTTGTGGGCCGCGCGGGCCAGCTGTTGGACAAAATGATTGCCGCCATGGGCCTTTCGCGCGAGCAGGTGTTTATTGCCAACATTGCCAAATGCCACCCGATGACCGATCCGCTCCACCCCGAAAAACACGGCAACGACCGCGCCCCAAACGCGGGCGAAATTGCCTGCTGCCGCAAATATATTGAACAGCAAATTGCCATTGTCTGCCCGAAATACGTGGTGGCCTTGGGCGGAGTATCCGCCAAGGCGCTGATTGCGGATGCCAAGTCGCTGGGCGCGCTGCGCGGCAAATTCTACGATTTACACCTAGACAGCGTAACCCTTCCCCGCCCCGTCCAGATTATAGCCACCTTCCACCCGGCCGCGCTCTTGCGCAACCCGGGCTGGAAAAAGGACGCTTGGATTGATTTGCAAATGGTCATGGCTAAACTGGGCCTAAAAGCCCCTCACAAATAAGTTATGTACTGCAAAGTAGTGTTTGACGTTCCGTTAGACCGCGATTTTGATTACGCCGTTCCGGCAGAATTGGAAAATAAAATAATGCCCGGGGTGCGCGTAACGGCGCCGTTTGGGCGGGTGCTGACGGGCGGCATGGTAACGTCCGTAAGCGAAATCTGCACCGCGCCAAAGGGTGTGACGCTAAAGGAAATTGCTTCCGTGGTAGACAAGCGGCCGCTTTTCGGTTCCGATTTATTCCCGCTGATGCGTTTTATGAAAGCCCAATGGGGCGGGCCGATCGGGCAGATTTTATTTTCGCTCGTTCCCCCTCAGCCCTATTTCAAATTGGATAACGCCCCCACTTCCGTTCATATAGACATCAAAACGCCTTCTATGCGCTTAACTCCCTGCCAGGAAACAGCCTTGCAAACGGTGCGCGCGTTTGCGGCGTACGAATTTCATCCGGTGCTTTTAAACGGCCCTTCCTATACGGGCAAGACCGAAACGGTGCTTCGCCTGGCGGGCGAGGTGCTGGCGGGCTACGGCCAAGTGCTTATCACCGTGCCCGACATCGCGGCGGCGCGGCAGTTTATCAGCGAAGCGGAAGAACGCTTTGGGGCGGACAATGTGTTTTGCTGGCACAGCCGGATGCTTTTAAGCAAAAAGAAAAAATACTTTTCCGCCGTTTCCAACGGCCTGCCCTGTGTGGTGATTGCCACGCGCTCCGGTGCGCTGCTGCCGTTTAAAAACCTGCGTTTGGCGGCCGTGTTGGATGAAGGGGACGATAATTATAAACAAGAAGAAAACAAACCCTATTATCACTTGCGCGAACTATTGATGTTCCGCGCCAAAATGCACGGGGCGGTGTTGTTGTTCGTGTCGGCTACGCCCAGTTTAGAGCTCTTGCAAAAAGTGCACCGGCAAGAAGTGGCGCAGCTTTCGTTTACGCAGGCGGTGCCGGGGCATGCGTTTACGCCGCAAATTAAACTGACGGATAAAAAAGGCGAAAAAAGCCGCTTTCTGTCCGATTTTTTGCTCGCCCAGCTGACGGAGAATTTACAGCGAAAAGAAACCTCCCTTTTAATTTTAAACCGCCGCGGCTATTCCAACGCGTATTATTGTTTAAATTGCGGCGCGTACGCCAAGTGCAAAAAATGCGGCGCCATTTTAGCGCGCGAAAATACGCCCGAGCACGGCGACCGCCTGGTCTGCAAAAAATGCGGCCATACCGAAACGCTGCAGCAGGAGTGCCCGCATTGCCATAACTTGATTTTTAAATCCCGCGGCGGCGGCACGCAAAAAGTGGTTACGGAGCTTGCCAAATTCTTTCCCAAAGCGCATTTGCTCCGCCTGGACTCCGATACCCTTAAAACCAAGGCCGGGCAGGGATTTGAAGCGTTAAACGCCCTTAAAAGCGGGCGGGCGGACATTATTGTGGGCACGCGGCTTGCGTCGGGCGCGTTGCGGGGCGCCAAAATTACGTTGGCGGCGGTGCTGGACGCCGAGTTGGAACTGGACGGGCCGGATTTCCGCGCTTCGGAAAAATACGGACAGATGCTTTTTGCCCTGCGCGGGCATTTGTCGGGCGTTTCCGACGGGCGGCTTATTATCCAGGCGGCCGATAAAGAAGCGTATGACTATGAGCACCTTTTTGCAGGCGATTACAACGCCGCTGCCCAAAGCGAGCTTGCCCTGCGGGAAAGTTTTGCCTATCCGCCTTACGTACACTTGGCCAAAATGCTGATTAAAGCCAAAGACGCCGATGTGCTGGCAGCCGAAACGGCGCGCATCAAACGCTTGGCGGCGCCGCTGGTTTGCCAGACGTTGGGGCCGGTGTGGTGCGCCAAAAAGACGGACGTTCTTAAAAAACAGTATTTGCTTTTTAAGACGGACGAAGCCCGCTGGCTGGAGCTGGTGGCCGCGCTGGACAGTTTTGTCCCGGTCAAAAAAGCGTCGGTCAAACTGTCAGCCGATCCCTATGATTTTTATTAAGGAGAAAAGATGAATTGGACGGATTTGTTTCGTTTTTCCCCCCGCGCGAGCCGGCAGGAATATGCCTTTGTTTCTTTGTGCA of Elusimicrobium sp. An273 contains these proteins:
- a CDS encoding uracil-DNA glycosylase, with protein sequence MANDSLRRLAVEFKNFLAAQDEDEFISAAAPSRAAAVASGAPKEPLPRMPEGETLTVEFPRAQQAAAAVQPEPVSVTDVSASGNVMNTAQKTAALAELAETIKNCTRCPLGSTRIHAVPGEGNVDAELMFVGEGPGYDEDRQGRPFVGRAGQLLDKMIAAMGLSREQVFIANIAKCHPMTDPLHPEKHGNDRAPNAGEIACCRKYIEQQIAIVCPKYVVALGGVSAKALIADAKSLGALRGKFYDLHLDSVTLPRPVQIIATFHPAALLRNPGWKKDAWIDLQMVMAKLGLKAPHK
- the priA gene encoding replication restart helicase PriA, translated to MYCKVVFDVPLDRDFDYAVPAELENKIMPGVRVTAPFGRVLTGGMVTSVSEICTAPKGVTLKEIASVVDKRPLFGSDLFPLMRFMKAQWGGPIGQILFSLVPPQPYFKLDNAPTSVHIDIKTPSMRLTPCQETALQTVRAFAAYEFHPVLLNGPSYTGKTETVLRLAGEVLAGYGQVLITVPDIAAARQFISEAEERFGADNVFCWHSRMLLSKKKKYFSAVSNGLPCVVIATRSGALLPFKNLRLAAVLDEGDDNYKQEENKPYYHLRELLMFRAKMHGAVLLFVSATPSLELLQKVHRQEVAQLSFTQAVPGHAFTPQIKLTDKKGEKSRFLSDFLLAQLTENLQRKETSLLILNRRGYSNAYYCLNCGAYAKCKKCGAILARENTPEHGDRLVCKKCGHTETLQQECPHCHNLIFKSRGGGTQKVVTELAKFFPKAHLLRLDSDTLKTKAGQGFEALNALKSGRADIIVGTRLASGALRGAKITLAAVLDAELELDGPDFRASEKYGQMLFALRGHLSGVSDGRLIIQAADKEAYDYEHLFAGDYNAAAQSELALRESFAYPPYVHLAKMLIKAKDADVLAAETARIKRLAAPLVCQTLGPVWCAKKTDVLKKQYLLFKTDEARWLELVAALDSFVPVKKASVKLSADPYDFY